One window of Anaerolineales bacterium genomic DNA carries:
- the ppk1 gene encoding polyphosphate kinase 1 encodes MDTTTEKTVSPETIIDLDSPRLFINRELSALQFQHRVFEEAVDENNPLLERVKFLAIVGSNLDEFFMVRVAGLKKQVDAGVLDLPADGLTPAEQLAEIRKVASSAMKEASSYFRTKLIPALKDAGIFILDYKELNKQQKENIENYYRDVIFPVLTPLAFDPGHPFPHISNLSLNMAVLLKDKKGNQHFARIKVPNTLPRLVPIKRSSGGVRKDGTVPYHHYFVWLEQVIATNLSSLFPGMEVVQAYPFRVVRDADMAIQELEAADLLETMEQTVRQRRFGTVIMITINETMSARIQEILIENLEITRNEVYTIEGPMGYSDLWALHAIDRYDIKDPPFKPAVPRPLKHIDGENIFAAIREHDILLHHPYDSFSPVIKFLKTAANDPDVLAIKMTLYRVGSKPPVVDALLEAAENGKQVAVLVELKARFDEESNIVWARMLEKEGVHVVYGLLGLKTHSKVAMVIRKEGEGITRYLHLATGNYNAITAQIYEDIGMFTCDPQMGADATDLFNYLTGYSSKKEYLKLLVAPINLRSQMTALINREIEIQRNGGQGHLIFKINSLVDKKMIQLLYVASQAGVKVDLFVRGICCLRPGLPGVSDNIQVTSIVGRFLEHSRIYYFKNGGNEEIYLGSADLMPRNIDRRVEALFPVQDKDMILHIRDNILKIYYQDNIKARRMLADGSYVRVKPQENDEPLSIQNWFITSRR; translated from the coding sequence TTGGACACAACAACTGAAAAAACTGTTAGCCCAGAAACAATAATCGACCTGGACTCTCCGCGATTATTCATTAACCGCGAGCTCAGCGCACTTCAATTTCAGCACCGTGTTTTCGAAGAAGCTGTCGATGAAAATAACCCTCTTCTAGAACGGGTGAAGTTTCTCGCAATTGTTGGCTCAAACCTGGACGAGTTCTTCATGGTGAGAGTCGCTGGTTTAAAGAAACAAGTGGATGCGGGTGTGCTTGATCTACCTGCTGATGGATTGACCCCGGCGGAACAGCTGGCAGAAATCCGTAAGGTAGCAAGTTCTGCAATGAAGGAAGCATCATCATATTTCCGGACCAAGCTCATACCTGCTTTGAAGGATGCTGGCATCTTCATCCTGGATTATAAAGAGCTGAATAAACAGCAAAAAGAAAACATCGAAAACTACTACCGTGATGTGATATTCCCTGTGTTAACCCCGTTGGCTTTCGATCCAGGGCATCCTTTCCCGCATATATCAAACCTTTCATTAAATATGGCAGTGTTGCTTAAGGATAAAAAAGGAAATCAGCATTTCGCCAGGATTAAGGTTCCAAACACCTTACCTCGCCTGGTACCCATAAAACGCTCATCCGGAGGAGTGCGGAAGGATGGGACAGTTCCTTATCACCATTATTTTGTTTGGCTGGAGCAAGTTATCGCTACGAACCTGTCTTCGTTATTTCCGGGAATGGAGGTCGTTCAAGCTTACCCGTTCCGGGTAGTCCGAGATGCTGATATGGCAATCCAGGAATTGGAAGCGGCAGATTTGTTGGAGACCATGGAACAAACGGTTAGGCAACGACGCTTTGGAACTGTGATCATGATCACCATCAACGAGACAATGTCTGCACGTATCCAGGAGATTTTGATAGAAAACCTCGAGATCACCCGAAATGAGGTTTACACGATTGAAGGGCCGATGGGATACAGTGACCTATGGGCGCTGCATGCCATTGACCGCTACGATATCAAGGATCCGCCATTCAAGCCGGCTGTGCCAAGGCCGCTTAAGCACATTGATGGTGAAAACATATTTGCTGCAATTCGTGAGCATGACATCCTGCTGCACCATCCATATGACTCGTTCTCACCGGTGATTAAATTCTTGAAAACTGCAGCCAATGATCCGGATGTACTGGCGATCAAAATGACTCTCTACCGGGTTGGAAGCAAACCGCCCGTTGTGGATGCCTTACTCGAAGCAGCCGAGAATGGGAAGCAAGTGGCCGTATTGGTTGAACTTAAAGCTCGTTTTGATGAAGAGAGCAATATCGTCTGGGCCAGGATGCTTGAAAAAGAAGGAGTGCATGTGGTCTATGGCTTGCTGGGATTGAAAACCCACTCTAAAGTCGCGATGGTGATTCGCAAGGAAGGAGAAGGCATTACCAGGTACCTCCATCTGGCAACTGGGAATTACAATGCTATCACGGCCCAGATCTACGAAGATATCGGCATGTTCACCTGCGACCCACAAATGGGGGCCGATGCTACAGATCTATTTAATTACCTTACTGGATACTCCTCCAAAAAAGAATACTTAAAACTGTTGGTGGCTCCGATTAACTTGCGCAGCCAGATGACCGCCCTAATAAATCGAGAAATCGAGATTCAAAGAAACGGCGGACAGGGACACCTCATTTTCAAGATCAACTCACTTGTCGATAAGAAGATGATCCAGTTGCTTTATGTAGCTTCACAAGCCGGGGTAAAGGTTGATCTATTCGTACGAGGTATCTGCTGCTTGCGGCCAGGCTTGCCAGGGGTCAGTGATAATATTCAAGTCACTAGCATTGTGGGTAGGTTCCTTGAGCACAGCCGTATCTACTACTTTAAAAATGGCGGCAATGAGGAGATATATCTCGGCAGCGCTGATCTAATGCCGCGCAATATTGACCGCCGGGTTGAAGCGTTATTCCCGGTGCAGGACAAGGACATGATCCTGCATATCCGCGATAATATCTTGAAGATCTATTACCAGGACAATATCAAAGCCAGGAGGATGCTTGCAGATGGCTCTTATGTAAGGGTAAAGCCACAAGAAAATGACGAGCCTTTAAGCATCCAAAACTGGTTTATTACAAGCCGTCGGTAA
- the atpG gene encoding ATP synthase F1 subunit gamma has protein sequence MANAREVRLRIRSVKNIAQVTRALQAVSASNVRKAMAAMLRTRPYATKAWQVLTHIAGQPGRATLHPLLTPRAEDRTELVVLIAGDRGLAGAYNSNIVRFVLSKFNSKETPVNYICVGRKGRDMMMRRRKRVIAEFSHLPAAPSFSDVSAIGRLAVDEFLSGKADRVYLVYTDFINMVLQVPTIKQLLPLEIGGGEGRVVAFEQTKKAAAAYIYEPNEEEILDEIVPRFTALQVYQAIMESLASEHAARMVAMKNATDSATELASALQLEYNKARQQGITGEILDIVGGVEALAIK, from the coding sequence ATGGCAAACGCTAGGGAAGTCAGACTTCGCATACGCAGCGTCAAGAATATTGCCCAGGTAACTCGGGCTCTACAAGCAGTGAGTGCCAGCAATGTGCGCAAGGCGATGGCGGCTATGCTACGCACCAGGCCGTACGCCACCAAAGCCTGGCAGGTTTTGACCCATATTGCCGGTCAGCCTGGCCGAGCTACTTTGCATCCCTTGCTTACGCCAAGAGCTGAAGACCGAACCGAACTGGTTGTTTTAATAGCCGGAGATCGTGGTCTGGCAGGCGCATACAACTCAAATATTGTCCGCTTTGTATTGAGTAAATTTAATTCCAAGGAAACACCTGTAAATTACATTTGCGTTGGCCGTAAAGGCCGGGATATGATGATGCGCAGGCGGAAGCGCGTGATTGCTGAATTCAGCCATTTGCCAGCCGCACCGTCGTTCTCAGATGTTTCAGCGATTGGACGACTGGCCGTGGATGAGTTTCTGAGTGGAAAGGCTGACCGGGTATATCTGGTATATACCGACTTTATCAATATGGTCTTGCAGGTTCCAACGATCAAGCAGCTGCTCCCACTGGAGATTGGCGGTGGAGAAGGCCGGGTCGTTGCTTTCGAGCAAACCAAAAAAGCTGCTGCGGCTTACATTTATGAACCCAATGAGGAAGAAATTCTCGATGAAATCGTGCCACGATTCACCGCACTGCAGGTCTACCAGGCGATCATGGAATCCCTGGCAAGCGAGCATGCCGCCAGAATGGTGGCAATGAAGAATGCGACTGACAGTGCCACCGAGCTGGCTAGTGCTCTTCAGCTCGAATACAACAAAGCCCGACAGCAAGGTATCACAGGTGAAATCCTTGATATTGTCGGTGGTGTAGAGGCTTTGGCAATAAAATGA
- the pstA gene encoding phosphate ABC transporter, permease protein PstA produces the protein MGFGFLLLTTVLTVIPICAIVIYILIKGLPAISWEFLTTFPSDGVKQGGIMPAIVGTILLTIGTAVFSVPLGIGSAIYLSEYAPDNRWTRMIRISIINLAGIPSVVYGLFGLGMFVIFLKFGTSILAGSLTLSIMTIPVIISTAEEALRAVPQSFRVVSISVGATKWQTIRRIVLPQSLPGIMTGVILGLERAAGETAPILFTAAAFFLPKLPQSVFDPTMALPYHLYVISTQVPGMPVQIQYGTALVLIAFVLGMNLIATLIRSRARAHRQW, from the coding sequence ATTGGATTTGGCTTTTTATTACTCACCACGGTGCTCACGGTTATCCCGATTTGTGCCATTGTCATCTACATATTAATTAAAGGATTACCAGCCATCTCTTGGGAATTCTTAACCACATTTCCGTCTGATGGCGTCAAGCAAGGTGGGATCATGCCAGCGATTGTGGGCACAATTTTGCTCACGATTGGCACGGCGGTATTTTCGGTTCCACTGGGAATTGGGTCAGCAATTTACCTATCAGAGTATGCCCCCGATAACCGCTGGACGAGGATGATACGCATCTCGATCATCAATCTGGCAGGAATTCCTTCAGTGGTCTATGGACTCTTCGGATTGGGAATGTTCGTGATTTTCTTGAAATTCGGAACCAGCATTCTGGCAGGTTCGCTGACCTTATCCATCATGACCATACCGGTGATCATCAGCACGGCCGAAGAAGCTTTGAGAGCGGTGCCGCAATCCTTCAGAGTGGTAAGCATTTCGGTCGGTGCCACCAAATGGCAAACTATCCGCAGGATTGTCCTTCCTCAATCGCTGCCTGGGATTATGACGGGCGTGATCCTTGGTTTGGAACGCGCAGCTGGTGAAACTGCACCGATCCTGTTTACTGCGGCGGCTTTCTTCCTACCGAAATTACCTCAATCCGTATTTGATCCAACCATGGCGTTGCCATACCACTTATATGTGATATCCACGCAAGTACCAGGCATGCCTGTTCAAATTCAATATGGGACGGCTTTAGTGTTGATCGCTTTTGTGCTTGGGATGAACCTGATTGCAACGCTCATACGTTCCAGGGCACGTGCGCATAGGCAATGGTAG
- the atpD gene encoding F0F1 ATP synthase subunit beta, giving the protein MARLTGQVVQVMGGVVDVEFPIGQLPDVYDALEVTREGQLPLILEVEKHLGNNWVRCVAMDSTDGLQRNLPVNALGAPIKVPVGPATLGRVFNVLGRPVDGGSEVTAELYYPIHRPAPKFEDQSTRVEVFETGIKVIDLIAPFTRGGKTGIFGGAGVGKTVIITELIRSIATVHQGNSVFAGVGERTREGTQLYREMIESGVMKDTVMVYGQMNEPPGVRLRVALAALSMAEYFRDEGRDVLLFIDNIFRFSMSGSEVSALLGRMPSAVGYQPTLATEMGELQERITSTRHGSITSMQAVYVPADDYSDPAPVATFTHLDATIALERSIVEKGIYPAVDPLTSTSRILDPLIVGEEHYNTAREVQRVLQRYKDLQDIIAILGVDELSEDDKLIVSRARKIERFFSQPFYVATVFTGREGRYVPLRETVRGFREILEGKHDDLPEQAFMMVGGIDEVVEQANQLAKTA; this is encoded by the coding sequence ATGGCTCGATTGACCGGCCAGGTTGTGCAGGTAATGGGTGGTGTAGTAGATGTTGAATTTCCGATTGGGCAACTACCGGATGTGTATGATGCCCTGGAAGTGACACGCGAAGGACAGCTACCGCTGATCCTCGAAGTTGAAAAACACCTGGGGAATAACTGGGTGCGCTGTGTCGCGATGGACTCGACGGATGGCTTGCAGAGAAATTTACCTGTGAATGCTTTGGGTGCACCGATCAAAGTGCCGGTGGGACCAGCTACCCTCGGCCGGGTCTTTAATGTATTAGGACGCCCTGTGGACGGAGGTTCGGAGGTTACCGCTGAGCTATATTACCCAATCCATCGGCCTGCTCCAAAATTTGAAGATCAGTCCACGCGGGTGGAAGTGTTCGAAACAGGTATTAAAGTCATTGATTTAATTGCCCCGTTCACCCGGGGTGGTAAAACGGGCATCTTTGGTGGTGCGGGTGTGGGCAAGACGGTAATCATCACAGAGCTGATCCGCTCAATCGCCACGGTCCACCAGGGAAACTCAGTCTTTGCTGGGGTAGGTGAACGAACGCGTGAGGGGACTCAACTCTACCGTGAAATGATCGAATCGGGCGTGATGAAGGATACCGTCATGGTTTATGGTCAGATGAATGAACCTCCAGGTGTGAGGTTACGCGTGGCCCTTGCAGCCCTATCGATGGCTGAATACTTCCGTGATGAAGGACGTGATGTATTGCTCTTCATTGATAACATCTTCCGGTTCAGCATGTCAGGCTCAGAAGTATCGGCGCTGCTGGGTCGCATGCCGTCTGCAGTAGGTTACCAACCAACTTTGGCCACCGAAATGGGTGAGCTGCAGGAGCGCATCACATCAACACGTCACGGGTCGATCACTTCCATGCAGGCTGTATACGTACCTGCCGATGATTACTCCGATCCGGCACCCGTGGCGACCTTCACCCACCTGGACGCCACGATTGCCCTGGAGCGTTCGATCGTTGAAAAGGGTATTTACCCGGCGGTCGATCCTCTGACCTCTACCTCGCGCATCCTCGACCCACTCATCGTGGGTGAGGAGCATTACAATACGGCTCGTGAAGTCCAGCGCGTGCTACAGCGTTATAAGGACTTGCAAGACATCATTGCCATTCTTGGTGTCGATGAATTGAGTGAAGATGACAAGCTGATCGTGTCAAGGGCGCGAAAGATAGAACGCTTCTTCTCGCAGCCATTTTACGTTGCCACCGTATTCACCGGGCGAGAAGGCCGATACGTCCCATTGCGCGAGACGGTGCGCGGGTTCAGGGAGATCCTTGAAGGGAAGCATGATGATCTTCCGGAACAGGCATTCATGATGGTTGGAGGAATCGATGAAGTTGTCGAGCAGGCCAACCAGCTAGCGAAAACTGCCTAA
- a CDS encoding F0F1 ATP synthase subunit alpha encodes MTDLIKQITDDLQKQIDSYKPELGLSDVGNVVEAGDGIARVRGLVDVKSQELVQFANGVMGIAFNLEKDNVGVIIMGEYSEIAEGMLVRATGRIASVPVGDGMVGRVVNALGIPVDGKGPIKSNSFRPIERIAPGVVQRKDVDSPVQTGLKAIDSMIPLGRGQRELIIGDRQTGKTALALDTIINQKGKELFCIYVAIGQKKAAIARTVATLERYGAMEYTTVVVAAADEPAALQYIAPYAGCAIGEEFMETGRDALCIYDDLSKHAWAYRQVSLLLRRPPGREAYPGDVFYLHSRLLERAARLADQYVIVKQDYVGNVAEKNDGLDGEVFGGPLARQYVAEAIKKLDNPDGYKAVRLSGTGGSLTALPIIETLLGDVSAYIPTNVISITDGQIYLEGNLFYAGIRPAVNVGLSVSRVGGDAQTRAFRQVAGRLRLDMAAFRELAAFAQFGSDLDKATQAQLNRGQHLQEILKQPQYQPLSLEDQIIEIFAGTRGFADNVPLDQMRRWETSLLRYMATSHPEIGKSITEEKKITPETEAKLTEALTTFTSTWQ; translated from the coding sequence ATGACAGACCTAATCAAGCAAATCACTGATGATCTTCAAAAGCAAATCGATTCCTACAAGCCTGAATTAGGCTTAAGTGACGTTGGGAATGTCGTCGAAGCGGGTGATGGTATTGCCCGCGTCCGCGGGCTGGTGGATGTCAAATCACAGGAACTGGTACAGTTTGCTAATGGGGTGATGGGAATCGCCTTCAACCTTGAGAAAGACAACGTAGGCGTCATCATCATGGGCGAATACTCTGAAATCGCGGAAGGGATGTTAGTACGCGCTACGGGTAGAATCGCATCTGTTCCGGTTGGGGATGGCATGGTAGGCCGGGTAGTGAATGCCCTGGGTATCCCTGTCGATGGAAAGGGGCCGATCAAATCGAACAGCTTCCGACCAATCGAACGTATTGCACCAGGCGTGGTACAGCGTAAAGACGTGGATTCACCCGTACAAACTGGGCTTAAAGCGATTGACTCGATGATCCCCTTGGGGCGAGGCCAGCGTGAATTGATCATTGGCGACCGCCAGACAGGAAAAACTGCCCTGGCACTTGACACGATCATTAACCAGAAAGGCAAGGAGCTTTTCTGCATCTATGTCGCCATCGGGCAGAAAAAAGCAGCCATTGCTCGCACCGTAGCCACCCTGGAGCGCTATGGTGCCATGGAATACACAACCGTGGTTGTTGCTGCTGCTGATGAGCCTGCCGCCCTTCAATACATCGCCCCGTATGCAGGTTGTGCCATTGGGGAAGAGTTCATGGAAACCGGGCGTGACGCGCTCTGCATCTACGATGACCTTTCGAAGCATGCCTGGGCATACCGCCAGGTATCACTGCTGCTGCGTAGACCGCCTGGGCGTGAAGCTTACCCTGGCGATGTGTTTTACTTGCACTCTCGCTTGTTAGAACGGGCGGCACGGCTTGCTGACCAGTATGTAATTGTGAAGCAAGACTATGTTGGGAATGTCGCCGAAAAGAACGATGGTCTGGATGGTGAGGTGTTTGGTGGACCGTTAGCCAGGCAGTACGTAGCTGAAGCTATTAAAAAGCTGGATAATCCGGATGGTTATAAAGCTGTAAGGCTCAGCGGTACCGGTGGTTCACTCACTGCCCTACCGATTATTGAGACTCTGCTCGGCGATGTGTCTGCATACATTCCAACCAACGTGATCTCGATCACCGATGGGCAGATCTACCTGGAAGGCAACCTGTTCTATGCTGGTATCCGGCCAGCTGTGAACGTAGGTCTTTCAGTATCACGCGTGGGAGGCGATGCCCAAACACGTGCGTTCCGCCAGGTGGCTGGTCGATTGCGACTGGATATGGCTGCTTTCCGCGAGCTGGCCGCTTTTGCTCAGTTCGGCTCCGATTTGGACAAAGCTACCCAGGCTCAGCTCAATCGTGGTCAGCACCTCCAGGAGATTTTGAAGCAACCGCAATACCAACCTTTATCATTGGAAGATCAGATCATCGAAATTTTCGCTGGCACACGCGGTTTTGCTGATAACGTACCCTTAGATCAAATGCGCAGGTGGGAGACCTCTCTGCTGCGCTATATGGCGACTTCACATCCGGAGATCGGCAAGTCGATCACCGAAGAAAAGAAGATCACACCTGAAACTGAAGCTAAGCTCACTGAAGCTTTAACGACATTTACATCAACCTGGCAATAG
- the atpC gene encoding F0F1 ATP synthase subunit epsilon (produces ATP from ADP in the presence of a proton gradient across the membrane; the epsilon subunit is part of the catalytic core of the ATP synthase complex), whose protein sequence is MSIRCEIVSQDRQVFAGEADMVIVPGIQGEMGILPNHAPLLSTLKFGILRVRYQGQEQIFTVAGGVIEVQPDLITVMADAAENVQEIDINRAEAAKRRAEEYLKQGLPADSDAYLKIESALRRSNLRLQAVKRYRGQRTRFPGTSEEPPK, encoded by the coding sequence ATGTCCATTCGGTGTGAAATCGTATCACAAGACCGCCAGGTGTTTGCTGGTGAGGCTGATATGGTGATCGTCCCTGGCATCCAGGGAGAGATGGGTATCCTACCCAACCATGCACCGCTGTTATCGACATTAAAATTCGGCATTTTACGTGTCCGCTATCAAGGCCAGGAGCAAATCTTCACGGTTGCAGGTGGGGTCATCGAAGTTCAACCTGACCTGATCACAGTGATGGCAGACGCGGCTGAGAATGTGCAGGAGATTGACATCAACCGGGCTGAAGCGGCAAAGAGGCGCGCTGAGGAATACCTCAAGCAAGGCTTACCTGCGGATAGTGACGCCTACCTGAAGATCGAATCTGCTCTAAGGCGGTCCAACCTACGCTTGCAGGCGGTGAAGCGCTATCGTGGACAGCGTACCAGGTTTCCTGGTACCAGCGAAGAACCACCTAAATAA
- a CDS encoding rod shape-determining protein, whose amino-acid sequence MPIFSKDLGIDLGTNNTRAAEGGQMLLDEPTVAAIIISEQKMVSWGKEAQDMLGRVPDTIEVNRPLRNGVIADYEVAEYILRDILRKLGGPLQFFRPQVMITVPNGITSVERRAVHEAALQAGSRDVALIQQPLAAAIGIDLPIGTPSGNLILCLGGGTTQVAVIAMYGIVTGETLRAGGTSLDEAIVSYVRKKYGLIIGQITAEQVKIKIGAAVPQDEEQSVEIQGQDQVSGLPRPITLTTGEIIDAVEEPLHAIVETARHVLEKTPPELVSDIIDRGIALCGGAALLRGIDKLFTKELGVPAYLVDNPTTCIVLGAARAIKMHDMLRRNLITV is encoded by the coding sequence ATGCCGATATTTTCGAAAGACCTCGGAATTGATCTCGGTACAAATAACACGCGGGCTGCCGAAGGTGGGCAAATGCTGCTTGACGAGCCGACTGTCGCAGCGATCATCATTTCTGAACAGAAAATGGTCTCATGGGGCAAAGAAGCCCAGGATATGCTTGGGCGGGTACCCGATACGATTGAAGTTAACCGGCCCTTGCGAAACGGAGTAATTGCCGATTACGAAGTAGCCGAGTATATCTTGCGAGATATCCTACGTAAACTGGGTGGGCCATTGCAATTCTTCCGGCCGCAGGTGATGATCACCGTTCCGAATGGTATCACGAGCGTCGAACGCCGAGCTGTTCATGAAGCAGCACTACAGGCAGGCAGCCGTGATGTAGCCTTGATCCAGCAACCCCTTGCTGCTGCAATTGGGATTGATCTACCCATCGGGACACCTTCAGGAAACCTGATCTTGTGTCTGGGGGGAGGCACAACCCAGGTGGCAGTAATTGCCATGTATGGGATCGTCACCGGTGAGACATTACGGGCCGGTGGGACATCACTGGATGAAGCCATTGTGAGTTATGTTCGCAAGAAATACGGCCTGATTATTGGACAGATCACTGCCGAACAGGTGAAGATCAAAATCGGGGCTGCTGTACCTCAGGATGAAGAACAAAGTGTGGAAATCCAGGGGCAGGATCAGGTAAGCGGCTTACCCAGGCCGATTACATTGACAACCGGAGAGATCATTGACGCAGTTGAAGAGCCACTGCATGCTATCGTTGAAACTGCCAGGCATGTGTTGGAAAAAACACCCCCAGAGCTGGTTTCAGATATTATCGACCGGGGCATTGCCTTGTGCGGTGGTGCGGCATTATTGCGTGGGATCGATAAGCTGTTCACCAAGGAGTTGGGTGTGCCGGCTTATCTGGTAGATAACCCAACCACGTGCATCGTACTTGGAGCTGCACGAGCAATTAAAATGCACGATATGCTCAGGCGAAACTTGATCACTGTTTAA
- the pstB gene encoding phosphate ABC transporter ATP-binding protein (ATP-binding protein; PstABCS is an ATP dependent phosphate uptake system which is responsible for inorganic phosphate uptake during phosphate starvation): protein MIKIKIEHLNLMYSDGKESLRDISIDIPANQITVFFGPAGGGKSSILRVFNRLNDLADVKLLTGKVLLDNEDILGPRVDVISLRRRVGMVFARPVVLPMSIRGNLTYGLEVAGEKSSKTMNEAVESSLRQAALWDEVKDRLDDPAIALSGGQQQRLCLARSLVLKPEVILLDEPTSGLDPISTGKVEASLQELKKTYTIILVPHSIQQAARVADLAIFFLQGEVIEQGMGQELFVTPKDKRTEDYIMGRFG, encoded by the coding sequence ATGATCAAGATAAAGATTGAGCACTTGAATCTGATGTATTCTGATGGGAAGGAATCGCTGCGGGATATCAGTATCGATATCCCGGCAAACCAGATTACAGTGTTTTTCGGTCCAGCTGGTGGTGGAAAATCCTCGATCCTGCGCGTGTTCAACCGTTTGAATGACCTGGCGGACGTGAAGCTGTTAACGGGAAAAGTGCTGCTGGACAACGAGGATATCCTGGGGCCTAGGGTAGATGTGATCTCGTTACGCAGGCGGGTCGGTATGGTTTTCGCCCGTCCGGTTGTACTACCGATGAGTATCCGGGGTAATCTCACCTATGGCCTGGAAGTCGCTGGTGAAAAAAGCAGCAAAACGATGAATGAAGCTGTCGAAAGCAGCCTGAGACAGGCTGCCTTGTGGGATGAAGTCAAGGATCGCTTGGATGATCCAGCAATCGCCTTGTCGGGTGGCCAACAACAACGGCTGTGTCTTGCCCGCAGCCTGGTCTTGAAACCTGAAGTGATCCTGCTGGACGAACCGACATCTGGCCTGGATCCTATCTCAACCGGTAAAGTAGAAGCTTCATTGCAGGAACTTAAAAAAACGTATACAATCATCCTGGTTCCACACTCCATCCAGCAGGCAGCACGCGTGGCTGACCTCGCGATATTTTTTTTGCAAGGCGAAGTGATTGAACAAGGAATGGGGCAGGAATTGTTTGTCACCCCTAAAGACAAACGTACCGAAGATTACATCATGGGTAGATTTGGCTAA
- a CDS encoding peptidase M28 encodes MDFTLNLLKELTETPGVSGYETPIRAIVRKYLDGYGELSQDKIGSVICRKLGDAERPRIMLAGHMDEIGFMVKQITPEGFLKFLTLGGWFDQVLLGQRVVVQTKKGDVVGVIGAKPPHLLPADEREKVVKRKDMYIDIGATSKEDVEAAGVQLGDPVSPRADFVELTGGKTYLSKAFDDRVGTAMLISALKELQNKHHPNTVYGVATVMEEVGIRGATTSVRAVDPDVAIVLESDIAGDIPGIKPDESSLKLGQGPSMVLYDVRMIPNIRLRDLVIEVAKQVGVPLQLSAIEGGATDGAAIHLHGIGVPTIVLGVTARHIHSHSSIIHRDDYDNTVKLLLALIDRLDASTVASLTE; translated from the coding sequence ATGGATTTTACATTAAATTTACTGAAAGAACTAACTGAAACTCCAGGAGTATCAGGCTACGAAACACCGATCCGTGCTATTGTACGGAAATATCTGGATGGCTATGGAGAGCTTAGCCAGGACAAGATTGGGAGCGTGATCTGCCGAAAACTCGGGGATGCTGAAAGACCTAGGATCATGCTGGCCGGTCATATGGACGAAATCGGTTTCATGGTCAAGCAAATTACACCTGAAGGATTCTTAAAATTCTTAACGCTCGGTGGTTGGTTTGACCAGGTCCTTTTAGGCCAGCGGGTTGTCGTTCAAACAAAGAAAGGTGATGTTGTTGGTGTAATCGGTGCGAAACCCCCTCATTTATTACCCGCCGATGAGCGGGAAAAAGTAGTCAAGCGTAAAGATATGTATATCGATATCGGGGCCACCAGTAAGGAAGATGTTGAGGCTGCGGGTGTACAGTTAGGTGATCCGGTCTCCCCCAGGGCTGATTTTGTCGAGCTAACCGGCGGGAAAACCTACCTGTCAAAAGCCTTCGATGACCGGGTTGGAACTGCCATGCTCATATCGGCTTTAAAAGAACTGCAGAATAAGCATCACCCCAACACGGTGTATGGCGTGGCAACCGTGATGGAGGAGGTTGGGATTCGCGGCGCAACCACCAGCGTACGAGCAGTTGACCCGGATGTAGCGATCGTCCTAGAGTCGGATATCGCTGGTGATATCCCAGGTATCAAACCAGATGAATCATCGCTCAAGCTTGGGCAAGGTCCAAGCATGGTGTTATATGACGTAAGGATGATCCCCAATATCCGCCTGAGGGACCTGGTAATTGAGGTTGCCAAACAGGTTGGGGTTCCTTTACAACTGTCAGCAATTGAAGGTGGTGCGACCGATGGCGCGGCCATACACCTGCATGGCATCGGGGTGCCAACCATCGTTCTCGGGGTGACCGCTCGCCATATTCATTCCCATAGCTCGATCATCCATCGCGATGACTACGATAATACGGTGAAGTTGTTATTGGCGCTCATTGACCGGTTGGATGCCAGCACGGTAGCATCCTTAACTGAGTAG